A stretch of Primulina tabacum isolate GXHZ01 chromosome 13, ASM2559414v2, whole genome shotgun sequence DNA encodes these proteins:
- the LOC142522437 gene encoding OVARIAN TUMOR DOMAIN-containing deubiquitinating enzyme 7-like isoform X13 produces the protein MVARFIENNREKFEPFVEDEVPFDEYCRAIREDGAWAGNVELQAASLVMRINICIHRHMSPRWYIQNFDMHAVRMIHLSYHDGEHYNSLRSEDDDCSGPAKPIVIKGDADLSAKSKQPKVAATKSKHDGVGKVMRVESIALVKYGSGCGDTSKLEQALKEARGDVDAAIENLTAEQESVDQQISHDELSHSVKNSCVSPYGNQDKDSEQHKLKVQESTCHPNLTDKLNEKIHKKNPQPDEKQKISRNKACPCGSKKKYKSCCGSVAGNSFGRFPVDQIVEYRNSGKDRKQGRRSGSNDEGQPDLGALCI, from the exons ATGGTGGCTCGATTTATCGAG AACAATCGTGAAAAGTTTGAGCCCTTTGTTGAAGATGAAGTCCCATTTGATGAATACTGTCGGGCTATTCGAGAGGATGGCGCTTGGGCCGGAAATGTGGAATTGCAAGCAGCTTCTCTTGTGATGCGCATTAACATATGCATTCACAGA CACATGTCACCTCGCTGGTACATACAGAATTTTGATATGCATGCCGTTCGGATGATTCATCT TTCATATCATGATGGAGAGCATTACAATAGTTTGCGCTCAGAGGATGATGATTGCTCTGGGCCAGCTAAGCCAATTGTTATCAAG GGTGATGCTGATCTTTCAGCAAAATCCAAGCAACCAAAAGTAGCTGCCACGAAGTCTAAACATGATGGTGTGGGGAAAGTTATGCGTGTGGAATCCATTGCCTTGGTAAAGTATGGAAGTGGATGCGGAGATACAAGCAAACTAGAACAG GCCCTGAAAGAAGCGCGTGGTGATGTTGATGCTGCTATAGAAAATCTTACAGCAGAACAAGAATCTGTAGATCAGCAAATTTCTCATGATGAACTCAGCCATTCAGTGAAAAATTCATGTG TTTCTCCTTATGGAAATCAAGATAAGGATTCTGAGCAGCACAAGTTAAAAGTTCAAGAAAGTACATGCCATCCGAATCTAACTGACAAGTTAAATGAAAAGATTCACAAGAAGAACCCTCAACCAGATGAAAAG CAGAAAATATCAAGAAACAAAGCATGCCCGTGTGGTTCAAAAAAGAAATACAAGTCTTGTTGTGGTTCAGTTGCAGGGAATTCTTTTGGCAGATTTCCAGT TGACCAAATAGTCGAATACAGGAATAGTGGGAAAGACAGAAAGCAAGGCAGGAGAAGCGGATCAAACGATGAAGGACAACCTGACCTGGGTGCACTCTGCATCTGA
- the LOC142522437 gene encoding OVARIAN TUMOR DOMAIN-containing deubiquitinating enzyme 7-like isoform X2, which translates to MAKTKHQKVKPKPHKQAKQSHNKKGGKQADTSGFRAQLDALGLKIIQITADGNCFFRALADQLENNEDEHEKYRSMVARFIENNREKFEPFVEDEVPFDEYCRAIREDGAWAGNVELQAASLVMRINICIHRHMSPRWYIQNFDMHAVRMIHLSYHDGEHYNSLRSEDDDCSGPAKPIVIKGDADLSAKSKQPKVAATKSKHDGVGKVMRVESIALVKYGSGCGDTSKLEQALKEARGDVDAAIENLTAEQESVDQQISHDELSHSVKNSCVSPYGNQDKDSEQHKLKVQESTCHPNLTDKLNEKIHKKNPQPDEKQKISRNKACPCGSKKKYKSCCGSVAGNSFGRFPVDQIVEYRNSGKDRKQGRRSGSNDEGQPDLGALCI; encoded by the exons ATGGCTAAAACGAAGCATCAAAAAGTAAAGCCCAAGCCTCATAAACAAGCGAAACAATCCCAT AATAAGAAGGGAGGAAAGCAAGCTGATACTTCTGGATTCCGAGCTCAGCTTGATGCTTTGGGATTGAAAATCATTCAAATCACCGCGGATGGTAATTGCTTTTTCAG GGCATTAGCTGATCAATTGGAAAACAACGAGGATGAGCATGAAAAGTATAGGAGTATGGTGGCTCGATTTATCGAG AACAATCGTGAAAAGTTTGAGCCCTTTGTTGAAGATGAAGTCCCATTTGATGAATACTGTCGGGCTATTCGAGAGGATGGCGCTTGGGCCGGAAATGTGGAATTGCAAGCAGCTTCTCTTGTGATGCGCATTAACATATGCATTCACAGA CACATGTCACCTCGCTGGTACATACAGAATTTTGATATGCATGCCGTTCGGATGATTCATCT TTCATATCATGATGGAGAGCATTACAATAGTTTGCGCTCAGAGGATGATGATTGCTCTGGGCCAGCTAAGCCAATTGTTATCAAG GGTGATGCTGATCTTTCAGCAAAATCCAAGCAACCAAAAGTAGCTGCCACGAAGTCTAAACATGATGGTGTGGGGAAAGTTATGCGTGTGGAATCCATTGCCTTGGTAAAGTATGGAAGTGGATGCGGAGATACAAGCAAACTAGAACAG GCCCTGAAAGAAGCGCGTGGTGATGTTGATGCTGCTATAGAAAATCTTACAGCAGAACAAGAATCTGTAGATCAGCAAATTTCTCATGATGAACTCAGCCATTCAGTGAAAAATTCATGTG TTTCTCCTTATGGAAATCAAGATAAGGATTCTGAGCAGCACAAGTTAAAAGTTCAAGAAAGTACATGCCATCCGAATCTAACTGACAAGTTAAATGAAAAGATTCACAAGAAGAACCCTCAACCAGATGAAAAG CAGAAAATATCAAGAAACAAAGCATGCCCGTGTGGTTCAAAAAAGAAATACAAGTCTTGTTGTGGTTCAGTTGCAGGGAATTCTTTTGGCAGATTTCCAGT TGACCAAATAGTCGAATACAGGAATAGTGGGAAAGACAGAAAGCAAGGCAGGAGAAGCGGATCAAACGATGAAGGACAACCTGACCTGGGTGCACTCTGCATCTGA
- the LOC142522437 gene encoding OVARIAN TUMOR DOMAIN-containing deubiquitinating enzyme 7-like isoform X8, translated as MASVVRGRALADQLENNEDEHEKYRSMVARFIEQNNREKFEPFVEDEVPFDEYCRAIREDGAWAGNVELQAASLVMRINICIHRHMSPRWYIQNFDMHAVRMIHLSYHDGEHYNSLRSEDDDCSGPAKPIVIKGDADLSAKSKQPKVAATKSKHDGVGKVMRVESIALVKYGSGCGDTSKLEQALKEARGDVDAAIENLTAEQESVDQQISHDELSHSVKNSCVSPYGNQDKDSEQHKLKVQESTCHPNLTDKLNEKIHKKNPQPDEKQKISRNKACPCGSKKKYKSCCGSVAGNSFGRFPVDQIVEYRNSGKDRKQGRRSGSNDEGQPDLGALCI; from the exons ATG GCTAGTGTTGTTCGCGGCAGGGCATTAGCTGATCAATTGGAAAACAACGAGGATGAGCATGAAAAGTATAGGAGTATGGTGGCTCGATTTATCGAG CAGAACAATCGTGAAAAGTTTGAGCCCTTTGTTGAAGATGAAGTCCCATTTGATGAATACTGTCGGGCTATTCGAGAGGATGGCGCTTGGGCCGGAAATGTGGAATTGCAAGCAGCTTCTCTTGTGATGCGCATTAACATATGCATTCACAGA CACATGTCACCTCGCTGGTACATACAGAATTTTGATATGCATGCCGTTCGGATGATTCATCT TTCATATCATGATGGAGAGCATTACAATAGTTTGCGCTCAGAGGATGATGATTGCTCTGGGCCAGCTAAGCCAATTGTTATCAAG GGTGATGCTGATCTTTCAGCAAAATCCAAGCAACCAAAAGTAGCTGCCACGAAGTCTAAACATGATGGTGTGGGGAAAGTTATGCGTGTGGAATCCATTGCCTTGGTAAAGTATGGAAGTGGATGCGGAGATACAAGCAAACTAGAACAG GCCCTGAAAGAAGCGCGTGGTGATGTTGATGCTGCTATAGAAAATCTTACAGCAGAACAAGAATCTGTAGATCAGCAAATTTCTCATGATGAACTCAGCCATTCAGTGAAAAATTCATGTG TTTCTCCTTATGGAAATCAAGATAAGGATTCTGAGCAGCACAAGTTAAAAGTTCAAGAAAGTACATGCCATCCGAATCTAACTGACAAGTTAAATGAAAAGATTCACAAGAAGAACCCTCAACCAGATGAAAAG CAGAAAATATCAAGAAACAAAGCATGCCCGTGTGGTTCAAAAAAGAAATACAAGTCTTGTTGTGGTTCAGTTGCAGGGAATTCTTTTGGCAGATTTCCAGT TGACCAAATAGTCGAATACAGGAATAGTGGGAAAGACAGAAAGCAAGGCAGGAGAAGCGGATCAAACGATGAAGGACAACCTGACCTGGGTGCACTCTGCATCTGA
- the LOC142522437 gene encoding OVARIAN TUMOR DOMAIN-containing deubiquitinating enzyme 7-like isoform X6, which translates to MAKTKHQKVKPKPHKQAKQSHNKKGGKQADTSGFRAQLDALGLKIIQITADGNCFFRALADQLENNEDEHEKYRSMVARFIEQNNREKFEPFVEDEVPFDEYCRAIREDGAWAGNVELQAASLVMRINICIHRHMSPRWYIQNFDMHAVRMIHLSYHDGEHYNSLRSEDDDCSGPAKPIVIKGDADLSAKSKQPKVAATKSKHDGVGKVMRVESIALVKYGSGCGDTSKLEQALKEARGDVDAAIENLTAEQESVDQQISHDELSHSVKNSCVSPYGNQDKDSEQHKLKVQESTCHPNLTDKLNEKIHKKNPQPDEKQKISRNKACPCGSKKKYKSCCGSVAGNSFGRFPVNSGKDRKQGRRSGSNDEGQPDLGALCI; encoded by the exons ATGGCTAAAACGAAGCATCAAAAAGTAAAGCCCAAGCCTCATAAACAAGCGAAACAATCCCAT AATAAGAAGGGAGGAAAGCAAGCTGATACTTCTGGATTCCGAGCTCAGCTTGATGCTTTGGGATTGAAAATCATTCAAATCACCGCGGATGGTAATTGCTTTTTCAG GGCATTAGCTGATCAATTGGAAAACAACGAGGATGAGCATGAAAAGTATAGGAGTATGGTGGCTCGATTTATCGAG CAGAACAATCGTGAAAAGTTTGAGCCCTTTGTTGAAGATGAAGTCCCATTTGATGAATACTGTCGGGCTATTCGAGAGGATGGCGCTTGGGCCGGAAATGTGGAATTGCAAGCAGCTTCTCTTGTGATGCGCATTAACATATGCATTCACAGA CACATGTCACCTCGCTGGTACATACAGAATTTTGATATGCATGCCGTTCGGATGATTCATCT TTCATATCATGATGGAGAGCATTACAATAGTTTGCGCTCAGAGGATGATGATTGCTCTGGGCCAGCTAAGCCAATTGTTATCAAG GGTGATGCTGATCTTTCAGCAAAATCCAAGCAACCAAAAGTAGCTGCCACGAAGTCTAAACATGATGGTGTGGGGAAAGTTATGCGTGTGGAATCCATTGCCTTGGTAAAGTATGGAAGTGGATGCGGAGATACAAGCAAACTAGAACAG GCCCTGAAAGAAGCGCGTGGTGATGTTGATGCTGCTATAGAAAATCTTACAGCAGAACAAGAATCTGTAGATCAGCAAATTTCTCATGATGAACTCAGCCATTCAGTGAAAAATTCATGTG TTTCTCCTTATGGAAATCAAGATAAGGATTCTGAGCAGCACAAGTTAAAAGTTCAAGAAAGTACATGCCATCCGAATCTAACTGACAAGTTAAATGAAAAGATTCACAAGAAGAACCCTCAACCAGATGAAAAG CAGAAAATATCAAGAAACAAAGCATGCCCGTGTGGTTCAAAAAAGAAATACAAGTCTTGTTGTGGTTCAGTTGCAGGGAATTCTTTTGGCAGATTTCCAGT GAATAGTGGGAAAGACAGAAAGCAAGGCAGGAGAAGCGGATCAAACGATGAAGGACAACCTGACCTGGGTGCACTCTGCATCTGA
- the LOC142522437 gene encoding OVARIAN TUMOR DOMAIN-containing deubiquitinating enzyme 7-like isoform X1: MAKTKHQKVKPKPHKQAKQSHNKKGGKQADTSGFRAQLDALGLKIIQITADGNCFFRALADQLENNEDEHEKYRSMVARFIEQNNREKFEPFVEDEVPFDEYCRAIREDGAWAGNVELQAASLVMRINICIHRHMSPRWYIQNFDMHAVRMIHLSYHDGEHYNSLRSEDDDCSGPAKPIVIKGDADLSAKSKQPKVAATKSKHDGVGKVMRVESIALVKYGSGCGDTSKLEQALKEARGDVDAAIENLTAEQESVDQQISHDELSHSVKNSCVSPYGNQDKDSEQHKLKVQESTCHPNLTDKLNEKIHKKNPQPDEKQKISRNKACPCGSKKKYKSCCGSVAGNSFGRFPVDQIVEYRNSGKDRKQGRRSGSNDEGQPDLGALCI, from the exons ATGGCTAAAACGAAGCATCAAAAAGTAAAGCCCAAGCCTCATAAACAAGCGAAACAATCCCAT AATAAGAAGGGAGGAAAGCAAGCTGATACTTCTGGATTCCGAGCTCAGCTTGATGCTTTGGGATTGAAAATCATTCAAATCACCGCGGATGGTAATTGCTTTTTCAG GGCATTAGCTGATCAATTGGAAAACAACGAGGATGAGCATGAAAAGTATAGGAGTATGGTGGCTCGATTTATCGAG CAGAACAATCGTGAAAAGTTTGAGCCCTTTGTTGAAGATGAAGTCCCATTTGATGAATACTGTCGGGCTATTCGAGAGGATGGCGCTTGGGCCGGAAATGTGGAATTGCAAGCAGCTTCTCTTGTGATGCGCATTAACATATGCATTCACAGA CACATGTCACCTCGCTGGTACATACAGAATTTTGATATGCATGCCGTTCGGATGATTCATCT TTCATATCATGATGGAGAGCATTACAATAGTTTGCGCTCAGAGGATGATGATTGCTCTGGGCCAGCTAAGCCAATTGTTATCAAG GGTGATGCTGATCTTTCAGCAAAATCCAAGCAACCAAAAGTAGCTGCCACGAAGTCTAAACATGATGGTGTGGGGAAAGTTATGCGTGTGGAATCCATTGCCTTGGTAAAGTATGGAAGTGGATGCGGAGATACAAGCAAACTAGAACAG GCCCTGAAAGAAGCGCGTGGTGATGTTGATGCTGCTATAGAAAATCTTACAGCAGAACAAGAATCTGTAGATCAGCAAATTTCTCATGATGAACTCAGCCATTCAGTGAAAAATTCATGTG TTTCTCCTTATGGAAATCAAGATAAGGATTCTGAGCAGCACAAGTTAAAAGTTCAAGAAAGTACATGCCATCCGAATCTAACTGACAAGTTAAATGAAAAGATTCACAAGAAGAACCCTCAACCAGATGAAAAG CAGAAAATATCAAGAAACAAAGCATGCCCGTGTGGTTCAAAAAAGAAATACAAGTCTTGTTGTGGTTCAGTTGCAGGGAATTCTTTTGGCAGATTTCCAGT TGACCAAATAGTCGAATACAGGAATAGTGGGAAAGACAGAAAGCAAGGCAGGAGAAGCGGATCAAACGATGAAGGACAACCTGACCTGGGTGCACTCTGCATCTGA
- the LOC142522437 gene encoding OVARIAN TUMOR DOMAIN-containing deubiquitinating enzyme 7-like isoform X11 — protein sequence MAKTKHQKVKPKPHKQAKQSHNKKGGKQADTSGFRAQLDALGLKIIQITADGNCFFRALADQLENNEDEHEKYRSMVARFIEHMSPRWYIQNFDMHAVRMIHLSYHDGEHYNSLRSEDDDCSGPAKPIVIKGDADLSAKSKQPKVAATKSKHDGVGKVMRVESIALVKYGSGCGDTSKLEQALKEARGDVDAAIENLTAEQESVDQQISHDELSHSVKNSCVSPYGNQDKDSEQHKLKVQESTCHPNLTDKLNEKIHKKNPQPDEKQKISRNKACPCGSKKKYKSCCGSVAGNSFGRFPVDQIVEYRNSGKDRKQGRRSGSNDEGQPDLGALCI from the exons ATGGCTAAAACGAAGCATCAAAAAGTAAAGCCCAAGCCTCATAAACAAGCGAAACAATCCCAT AATAAGAAGGGAGGAAAGCAAGCTGATACTTCTGGATTCCGAGCTCAGCTTGATGCTTTGGGATTGAAAATCATTCAAATCACCGCGGATGGTAATTGCTTTTTCAG GGCATTAGCTGATCAATTGGAAAACAACGAGGATGAGCATGAAAAGTATAGGAGTATGGTGGCTCGATTTATCGAG CACATGTCACCTCGCTGGTACATACAGAATTTTGATATGCATGCCGTTCGGATGATTCATCT TTCATATCATGATGGAGAGCATTACAATAGTTTGCGCTCAGAGGATGATGATTGCTCTGGGCCAGCTAAGCCAATTGTTATCAAG GGTGATGCTGATCTTTCAGCAAAATCCAAGCAACCAAAAGTAGCTGCCACGAAGTCTAAACATGATGGTGTGGGGAAAGTTATGCGTGTGGAATCCATTGCCTTGGTAAAGTATGGAAGTGGATGCGGAGATACAAGCAAACTAGAACAG GCCCTGAAAGAAGCGCGTGGTGATGTTGATGCTGCTATAGAAAATCTTACAGCAGAACAAGAATCTGTAGATCAGCAAATTTCTCATGATGAACTCAGCCATTCAGTGAAAAATTCATGTG TTTCTCCTTATGGAAATCAAGATAAGGATTCTGAGCAGCACAAGTTAAAAGTTCAAGAAAGTACATGCCATCCGAATCTAACTGACAAGTTAAATGAAAAGATTCACAAGAAGAACCCTCAACCAGATGAAAAG CAGAAAATATCAAGAAACAAAGCATGCCCGTGTGGTTCAAAAAAGAAATACAAGTCTTGTTGTGGTTCAGTTGCAGGGAATTCTTTTGGCAGATTTCCAGT TGACCAAATAGTCGAATACAGGAATAGTGGGAAAGACAGAAAGCAAGGCAGGAGAAGCGGATCAAACGATGAAGGACAACCTGACCTGGGTGCACTCTGCATCTGA
- the LOC142522437 gene encoding OVARIAN TUMOR DOMAIN-containing deubiquitinating enzyme 7-like isoform X4, with the protein MAKTKHQKVKPKPHKQAKQSHNKKGGKQADTSGFRAQLDALGLKIIQITADGNCFFRALADQLENNEDEHEKYRSMVARFIEQNNREKFEPFVEDEVPFDEYCRAIREDGAWAGNVELQAASLVMRINICIHRHMSPRWYIQNFDMHAVRMIHLSYHDGEHYNSLRSEDDDCSGPAKPIVIKGDADLSAKSKQPKVAATKSKHDGVGKVMRVESIALVKYGSGCGDTSKLEQALKEARGDVDAAIENLTAEQESVDQQISHDELSHSVKNSFSPYGNQDKDSEQHKLKVQESTCHPNLTDKLNEKIHKKNPQPDEKQKISRNKACPCGSKKKYKSCCGSVAGNSFGRFPVDQIVEYRNSGKDRKQGRRSGSNDEGQPDLGALCI; encoded by the exons ATGGCTAAAACGAAGCATCAAAAAGTAAAGCCCAAGCCTCATAAACAAGCGAAACAATCCCAT AATAAGAAGGGAGGAAAGCAAGCTGATACTTCTGGATTCCGAGCTCAGCTTGATGCTTTGGGATTGAAAATCATTCAAATCACCGCGGATGGTAATTGCTTTTTCAG GGCATTAGCTGATCAATTGGAAAACAACGAGGATGAGCATGAAAAGTATAGGAGTATGGTGGCTCGATTTATCGAG CAGAACAATCGTGAAAAGTTTGAGCCCTTTGTTGAAGATGAAGTCCCATTTGATGAATACTGTCGGGCTATTCGAGAGGATGGCGCTTGGGCCGGAAATGTGGAATTGCAAGCAGCTTCTCTTGTGATGCGCATTAACATATGCATTCACAGA CACATGTCACCTCGCTGGTACATACAGAATTTTGATATGCATGCCGTTCGGATGATTCATCT TTCATATCATGATGGAGAGCATTACAATAGTTTGCGCTCAGAGGATGATGATTGCTCTGGGCCAGCTAAGCCAATTGTTATCAAG GGTGATGCTGATCTTTCAGCAAAATCCAAGCAACCAAAAGTAGCTGCCACGAAGTCTAAACATGATGGTGTGGGGAAAGTTATGCGTGTGGAATCCATTGCCTTGGTAAAGTATGGAAGTGGATGCGGAGATACAAGCAAACTAGAACAG GCCCTGAAAGAAGCGCGTGGTGATGTTGATGCTGCTATAGAAAATCTTACAGCAGAACAAGAATCTGTAGATCAGCAAATTTCTCATGATGAACTCAGCCATTCAGTGAAAAATTCAT TTTCTCCTTATGGAAATCAAGATAAGGATTCTGAGCAGCACAAGTTAAAAGTTCAAGAAAGTACATGCCATCCGAATCTAACTGACAAGTTAAATGAAAAGATTCACAAGAAGAACCCTCAACCAGATGAAAAG CAGAAAATATCAAGAAACAAAGCATGCCCGTGTGGTTCAAAAAAGAAATACAAGTCTTGTTGTGGTTCAGTTGCAGGGAATTCTTTTGGCAGATTTCCAGT TGACCAAATAGTCGAATACAGGAATAGTGGGAAAGACAGAAAGCAAGGCAGGAGAAGCGGATCAAACGATGAAGGACAACCTGACCTGGGTGCACTCTGCATCTGA
- the LOC142522437 gene encoding OVARIAN TUMOR DOMAIN-containing deubiquitinating enzyme 7-like isoform X7 gives MAKTKHQKVKPKPHKQAKQSHNKKGGKQADTSGFRAQLDALGLKIIQITADGNCFFRALADQLENNEDEHEKYRSMVARFIEQNNREKFEPFVEDEVPFDEYCRAIREDGAWAGNVELQAASLVMRINICIHRHMSPRWYIQNFDMHAVRMIHLSYHDGEHYNSLRSEDDDCSGPAKPIVIKGDADLSAKSKQPKVAATKSKHDGVGKVMRVESIALVKYGSGCGDTSKLEQALKEARGDVDAAIENLTAEQESVDQQISHDELSHSVKNSCVSPYGNQDKDSEQHKLKVQESTCHPNLTDKLNEKIHKKNPQPDEKKISRNKACPCGSKKKYKSCCGSVAGNSFGRFPVNSGKDRKQGRRSGSNDEGQPDLGALCI, from the exons ATGGCTAAAACGAAGCATCAAAAAGTAAAGCCCAAGCCTCATAAACAAGCGAAACAATCCCAT AATAAGAAGGGAGGAAAGCAAGCTGATACTTCTGGATTCCGAGCTCAGCTTGATGCTTTGGGATTGAAAATCATTCAAATCACCGCGGATGGTAATTGCTTTTTCAG GGCATTAGCTGATCAATTGGAAAACAACGAGGATGAGCATGAAAAGTATAGGAGTATGGTGGCTCGATTTATCGAG CAGAACAATCGTGAAAAGTTTGAGCCCTTTGTTGAAGATGAAGTCCCATTTGATGAATACTGTCGGGCTATTCGAGAGGATGGCGCTTGGGCCGGAAATGTGGAATTGCAAGCAGCTTCTCTTGTGATGCGCATTAACATATGCATTCACAGA CACATGTCACCTCGCTGGTACATACAGAATTTTGATATGCATGCCGTTCGGATGATTCATCT TTCATATCATGATGGAGAGCATTACAATAGTTTGCGCTCAGAGGATGATGATTGCTCTGGGCCAGCTAAGCCAATTGTTATCAAG GGTGATGCTGATCTTTCAGCAAAATCCAAGCAACCAAAAGTAGCTGCCACGAAGTCTAAACATGATGGTGTGGGGAAAGTTATGCGTGTGGAATCCATTGCCTTGGTAAAGTATGGAAGTGGATGCGGAGATACAAGCAAACTAGAACAG GCCCTGAAAGAAGCGCGTGGTGATGTTGATGCTGCTATAGAAAATCTTACAGCAGAACAAGAATCTGTAGATCAGCAAATTTCTCATGATGAACTCAGCCATTCAGTGAAAAATTCATGTG TTTCTCCTTATGGAAATCAAGATAAGGATTCTGAGCAGCACAAGTTAAAAGTTCAAGAAAGTACATGCCATCCGAATCTAACTGACAAGTTAAATGAAAAGATTCACAAGAAGAACCCTCAACCAGATGAAAAG AAAATATCAAGAAACAAAGCATGCCCGTGTGGTTCAAAAAAGAAATACAAGTCTTGTTGTGGTTCAGTTGCAGGGAATTCTTTTGGCAGATTTCCAGT GAATAGTGGGAAAGACAGAAAGCAAGGCAGGAGAAGCGGATCAAACGATGAAGGACAACCTGACCTGGGTGCACTCTGCATCTGA
- the LOC142522437 gene encoding OVARIAN TUMOR DOMAIN-containing deubiquitinating enzyme 7-like isoform X5 — MAKTKHQKVKPKPHKQAKQSHNKKGGKQADTSGFRAQLDALGLKIIQITADGNCFFRALADQLENNEDEHEKYRSMVARFIEQNNREKFEPFVEDEVPFDEYCRAIREDGAWAGNVELQAASLVMRINICIHRHMSPRWYIQNFDMHAVRMIHLSYHDGEHYNSLRSEDDDCSGPAKPIVIKGDADLSAKSKQPKVAATKSKHDGVGKVMRVESIALVKYGSGCGDTSKLEQALKEARGDVDAAIENLTAEQESVDQQISHDELSHSVKNSFSPYGNQDKDSEQHKLKVQESTCHPNLTDKLNEKIHKKNPQPDEKKISRNKACPCGSKKKYKSCCGSVAGNSFGRFPVDQIVEYRNSGKDRKQGRRSGSNDEGQPDLGALCI; from the exons ATGGCTAAAACGAAGCATCAAAAAGTAAAGCCCAAGCCTCATAAACAAGCGAAACAATCCCAT AATAAGAAGGGAGGAAAGCAAGCTGATACTTCTGGATTCCGAGCTCAGCTTGATGCTTTGGGATTGAAAATCATTCAAATCACCGCGGATGGTAATTGCTTTTTCAG GGCATTAGCTGATCAATTGGAAAACAACGAGGATGAGCATGAAAAGTATAGGAGTATGGTGGCTCGATTTATCGAG CAGAACAATCGTGAAAAGTTTGAGCCCTTTGTTGAAGATGAAGTCCCATTTGATGAATACTGTCGGGCTATTCGAGAGGATGGCGCTTGGGCCGGAAATGTGGAATTGCAAGCAGCTTCTCTTGTGATGCGCATTAACATATGCATTCACAGA CACATGTCACCTCGCTGGTACATACAGAATTTTGATATGCATGCCGTTCGGATGATTCATCT TTCATATCATGATGGAGAGCATTACAATAGTTTGCGCTCAGAGGATGATGATTGCTCTGGGCCAGCTAAGCCAATTGTTATCAAG GGTGATGCTGATCTTTCAGCAAAATCCAAGCAACCAAAAGTAGCTGCCACGAAGTCTAAACATGATGGTGTGGGGAAAGTTATGCGTGTGGAATCCATTGCCTTGGTAAAGTATGGAAGTGGATGCGGAGATACAAGCAAACTAGAACAG GCCCTGAAAGAAGCGCGTGGTGATGTTGATGCTGCTATAGAAAATCTTACAGCAGAACAAGAATCTGTAGATCAGCAAATTTCTCATGATGAACTCAGCCATTCAGTGAAAAATTCAT TTTCTCCTTATGGAAATCAAGATAAGGATTCTGAGCAGCACAAGTTAAAAGTTCAAGAAAGTACATGCCATCCGAATCTAACTGACAAGTTAAATGAAAAGATTCACAAGAAGAACCCTCAACCAGATGAAAAG AAAATATCAAGAAACAAAGCATGCCCGTGTGGTTCAAAAAAGAAATACAAGTCTTGTTGTGGTTCAGTTGCAGGGAATTCTTTTGGCAGATTTCCAGT TGACCAAATAGTCGAATACAGGAATAGTGGGAAAGACAGAAAGCAAGGCAGGAGAAGCGGATCAAACGATGAAGGACAACCTGACCTGGGTGCACTCTGCATCTGA